A single genomic interval of Fibrobacter sp. UWB13 harbors:
- a CDS encoding aconitate hydratase, which yields MLFNFDMIQATYARIPARVAVARKQLGRPLTLAEKILYSHLIDGAENRTYKRGADFAEFHPDRVAMQDATAQMALLQFTTAGKSRVAVPSSVHCDHLIIAREGVEKDLPRAKEESKEVYDFLQSVSAKYGIDCWLPGAGIIHQVVLENYAFPGGMMIGTDSHTVNAGGLGMLAIGVGGADAVDAMVGLPWELKYPKMIGVKLTGKLQGFATAKDIILKLAGILTVKGGTNAIIEYFGEGARSLSATGKATIANMGAEVGATCSTFSYDDSMNRYLRATGRADVADAADKIAADLKADPEVEAEPEKYFDRVVEIDLSTLVPHFNGPFSPDRAYAVTDMAESLKATETKPESTPVVSAALIGSCTNSSYEDLYMAANMIKQALAKGLSPKCPLLINPGSEQVRYTAERDGLIDLFKQFGATIMTNACGPCIGRWDRAGADKKELNTIVHSFNRNFAKRADGNPNTHAFVASPLMAVIAALSGDIRFNPMTDTLVNNEGKAVKLDPPEQCELPPKGFDVKDAGYQAPAADGSNITVSINPTSKRLQALAPFAAWDGKDIAGAPLLIKAKGKCTTDHISMAGPWLNYRGHLENISNNMLIGAVNAFNGETNKVLCQCGSYKEVPELAKIYKAKGTGSIVIGDENYGEGSSREHAAMEPRFLGVKAVIVKSFARIHETNLKKQGMLALTFKNAADYDKIQEQDVFDIVGLTKFAPGSEFTLVAHHKDGSVDNIALSHTYNEQQWAWFKAGSALNLIRANNK from the coding sequence ATGCTTTTTAATTTCGACATGATCCAGGCCACATACGCTCGCATTCCTGCACGCGTCGCTGTTGCCCGCAAGCAGCTTGGCCGCCCGCTCACTCTCGCCGAGAAGATTCTCTACAGCCACCTGATCGATGGCGCAGAAAACAGAACCTACAAGCGCGGCGCTGATTTTGCCGAATTCCACCCGGACCGCGTGGCCATGCAAGACGCAACTGCCCAGATGGCCCTCCTCCAGTTCACGACTGCAGGCAAGTCCCGCGTGGCTGTGCCGAGTTCCGTGCACTGCGACCACTTGATTATCGCTCGCGAAGGTGTCGAAAAGGACCTCCCCCGCGCCAAGGAAGAAAGCAAGGAAGTGTACGACTTCTTGCAGTCCGTCTCTGCCAAGTACGGCATTGACTGCTGGCTCCCGGGTGCAGGCATCATCCACCAGGTGGTGCTCGAAAACTATGCCTTCCCAGGCGGAATGATGATTGGTACCGACTCCCACACCGTGAACGCCGGCGGCCTCGGCATGCTCGCGATTGGCGTGGGCGGTGCAGACGCCGTGGATGCCATGGTCGGCCTCCCGTGGGAACTCAAGTACCCGAAGATGATCGGCGTGAAGCTCACCGGCAAGCTCCAGGGCTTCGCTACCGCCAAGGACATCATCCTCAAGCTCGCAGGCATCCTCACCGTTAAGGGTGGCACCAACGCCATTATCGAATACTTTGGCGAAGGCGCTCGCAGCCTCTCCGCTACCGGCAAGGCAACAATTGCCAACATGGGTGCCGAAGTGGGCGCAACCTGCTCCACCTTCAGCTACGACGATTCCATGAACCGTTACCTCCGCGCTACTGGCCGTGCCGACGTCGCTGACGCCGCCGACAAGATTGCCGCCGACCTCAAGGCCGACCCGGAAGTTGAAGCCGAACCGGAAAAGTATTTTGACCGCGTTGTGGAAATTGACCTGAGCACGCTCGTGCCGCACTTCAACGGCCCGTTCAGCCCGGACCGCGCCTACGCCGTGACCGACATGGCAGAATCCCTCAAGGCTACCGAAACGAAGCCGGAATCTACGCCGGTCGTGAGTGCCGCCCTCATCGGTTCTTGCACGAACTCCAGCTACGAAGACCTCTACATGGCAGCCAACATGATCAAGCAGGCTCTCGCCAAGGGTCTTTCCCCGAAGTGCCCGCTCCTCATCAACCCGGGTTCCGAACAAGTTCGCTACACTGCTGAACGCGATGGTCTCATCGACTTGTTCAAGCAGTTCGGTGCAACAATCATGACAAACGCTTGCGGTCCTTGCATTGGCCGCTGGGACCGCGCCGGTGCCGACAAGAAGGAACTCAACACCATCGTCCACAGCTTTAACCGCAACTTCGCCAAGCGCGCTGACGGCAACCCGAACACGCACGCTTTCGTTGCCTCCCCGCTCATGGCTGTGATCGCCGCCCTCTCTGGCGACATCCGCTTCAACCCGATGACCGACACCCTCGTGAACAACGAAGGCAAGGCCGTGAAGCTCGACCCGCCGGAACAGTGCGAACTCCCGCCGAAGGGCTTCGACGTGAAGGACGCTGGCTACCAGGCTCCGGCTGCTGACGGCTCCAACATCACCGTTTCCATCAACCCGACAAGCAAGCGCCTCCAGGCTCTCGCCCCGTTCGCGGCTTGGGACGGCAAGGACATCGCGGGCGCCCCGCTCCTCATCAAGGCGAAGGGCAAGTGCACCACCGACCACATTTCTATGGCTGGTCCGTGGCTCAACTACCGCGGTCACCTCGAAAACATTTCGAACAACATGCTCATCGGCGCTGTGAATGCCTTCAATGGCGAAACGAACAAGGTTCTCTGCCAGTGCGGTAGCTACAAGGAAGTTCCGGAACTTGCCAAGATTTACAAGGCCAAGGGCACGGGCTCTATCGTGATCGGTGACGAAAACTACGGTGAAGGTTCCAGCCGCGAACATGCCGCCATGGAACCGCGCTTCCTCGGCGTGAAGGCCGTGATCGTGAAGAGCTTCGCCCGCATTCACGAAACGAACCTCAAGAAGCAGGGCATGCTCGCCCTCACCTTCAAGAACGCCGCCGACTACGACAAGATCCAGGAACAGGACGTGTTCGACATCGTTGGCCTCACCAAGTTCGCTCCGGGTTCCGAGTTCACGCTCGTTGCCCACCACAAGGATGGCTCTGTGGATAACATCGCCCTCAGCCACACCTACAACGAACAGCAGTGGGCATGGTTCAAGGCAGGCTCCGCCCTCAACTTGATCCGCGCGAACAATAAGTAA